In the Quercus lobata isolate SW786 chromosome 5, ValleyOak3.0 Primary Assembly, whole genome shotgun sequence genome, one interval contains:
- the LOC115992785 gene encoding patellin-4 encodes MTVEVVKAEEAQVAEVVVGVEEETKKVTNESEQVVEVGEKVKELDDESKPKIIEKSSSYKEESNFLSDLKEFERKALNDLKAKLEEAILGNNIYKKEEPKKTEEEAKEGEEKEKEEEIVAQECSEEKVDTDISIWGVPLLPSKGTEGTDVVLLKFLRAREFKVNDAFVMLKKTLQWRKEANIDSILDEEISPDLSSAAYMNGVDSKGHPVCYNIFGVFESEELYQKAFGNEEKRKQFLRWRCQLMEKGIQKLDLSPGGASSLIQVNDLKNSPGPVKKELRMATNQAIQLLQDNYPELVAKNIFINVPFWYYALNALISPFLTQRSKSKFVVARPAKVTETLLKYIPVEEIPVHYGGFKRENDFEFYGKEGGSVSELIIKAGSTNTIEIPALEVGSTLVWDLAVLGWEVKYKEEFVPTDEGSYTIIVQKGKKMGSQEGPIRNTFRTNEPGKLVLTIENLSSRKKRVLYRHTANKSC; translated from the exons ATGACTGTTGAGGTTGTTAAGGCTGAGGAAGCCCAGGTGGCTGAGGTGGTTGTTGGTGTTGAAGAAGAGACCAAGAAGGTTACCAATGAGAGTGAGCAAGTTGTTGAAGTAGGTGAGAAAGTGAAGGAATTGGATGATGAATCCAAGCCCAAAATAATTGAGAAGAGCTCGTCTTATAAGGAAGAGAGCAACTTCCTCTCTGATCTAAAAGAGTTTGAGAGGAAGGCTTTGAATGATCTGAAAGCTAAACTCGAAGAAGCCATTCTCGGAAACAACATATACAAGAAAGAGGAGCCAAAAAAGACTGAGGAAGAAGCAAAAGAAGGTgaagagaaggaaaaggaagaagaaattgTTGCTCAAGAATGCTCGGAAGAAAAAGTGGACACAGATATCTCAATTTGGGGAGTGCCCCTTTTGCCAAGTAAAGGCACAGAAGGTACCGATGTAGTCCTCTTGAAATTCTTGAGGGCTAGGGAGTTTAAAGTCAATGATGCCTTTGTGATGCTCAAGAAAACCCTTCAATGGAGGAAGGAGGCCAACATCGATTCGATCTTGGACGAGGAAATTAGCCCGGATCTAAGCTCGGCTGCTTACATGAATGGAGTTGATAGTAAAGGCCATCCAGTTTGCTATAACATTTTCGGTGTGTTTGAGAGCGAGGAGCTTTATCAAAAGGCATTTGGGAACGAGGAGAAGCGCAAGCAGTTCCTGAGATGGAGGTGCCAGTTGATGGAGAAGGGTATTCAAAAGCTTGATTTGAGTCCTGGCGGTGCCTCTTCCTTGATCCAAGTCAATGACCTCAAGAACTCACCCGGACCCGTCAAGAAGGAGCTTCGGATGGCCACAAATCAAGCTATTCAGCTTCTGCAAGACAATTATCCCGAACTTGTTGCAAAAAAT ATATTCATAAATGTTCCTTTCTGGTACTATGCTCTCAATGCTCTTATATCTCCTTTCTTAACCCAAAGAAGCAAGAGCAAATTCGTTGTTGCTCGCCCAGCCAAGGTCACTGAAACCCTTCTCAA GTACATTCCGGTAGAGGAGATCCCTGTTCACTACGGTGGCTTCAAGAGAGAGAACGATTTTGAGTTCTACGGCAAAGAGGGTGGTTCGGTTTCAGAACTTATCATCAAGGCTGGATCGACCAATACCATTGAGATACCAGCATTGGAG GTTGGAAGCACATTGGTCTGGGACTTGGCTGTTTTGGGTTGGGAAGTGAAGTACAAGGAGGAATTTGTTCCAACCGATGAGGGATCTTATACCATTATTGTTCAGAAAGGAAAGAAGATGGGTTCCCAGGAAGGACCTATTCGCAACACTTTCAGAACCAATGAACCTGGAAAACTTGTCCTTACAATAGAGAACTTGTCGAGCAGGAAGAAGAGAGTTCTGTATCGGCACACTGCCAATAAGAGCTGCTAG
- the LOC115992189 gene encoding berberine bridge enzyme-like 28 translates to MKLPVSLSVFALLLSFLSATSAHTHENFLQCLTLHSGNDSISEVIYTSSNSSYSFILESSIRNPRFSTPSTPKPLVIVTPLGVSQIQEILSCAQKHGMQVRVRSGGHDYEGLSYVSPVPFVILDMINLRNISVDEENSFAWVQSGATLGELYYEIAEQSKTLGFPAGLCPTIGVGGHFSGGGYGTILRKYGLAADHVIDAHLIDVKGRFLDRKSMGEDLFWAIRGGGGASFGVIVAWKIKLVPVPSTVTVFTVNKNLEQNATKILYRWQYVADKFDKDLFIRVILTGANSSQEGKKTVQATFNSLYLGGKDKLLPLMQKSFPELGLVSEDCTEMSWIQSVLYFAGFQSGQALDVLLNRTLTVISYKAKSDYVKNPIPESGLEGIWQRLYEKEAELGGLILTPYGGKMSEISESAIPFPHRAGNIYKIQYIVYWSEEGTTATESHVSWIRRLYAYMAPYVSKSPREAYINYRDLDIGTNNEGNTSYRKASIWGTKYFKNNFKRLVHVKTVFDPTNFFRNEQSIPPLS, encoded by the coding sequence ATGAAGTTACCAGTTTCTTTATCTGTTTTTGCTcttcttctctcatttttgtcGGCAACTTCAGCTCATACTCATGAAAACTTTCTTCAGTGCCTAACCCTTCATTCCGGAAATGACAGTATTTCTGAAGTCATTTACACCTCATCCAACTCATCGTATTCATTTATCTTGGAATCCTCCATCAGAAACCCCAGATTCTCAACACCTTCCACCCCGAAACCCCTAGTCATTGTTACACCATTGGGTGTTTCACAAATTCAAGAAATCCTTAGTTGTGCCCAAAAACATGGAATGCAAGTCAGAGTTAGAAGTGGTGGACATGATTACGAGGGTCTTTCTTATGTTTCTCCTGTACCATTTGTCATACTTGATATGATAAATCTTCGAAACATCTCTGTTGATGAAGAAAATAGCTTTGCCTGGGTTCAATCTGGTGCAACCCTGGGTGAACTATACTACGAGATTGCTGAGCAAAGCAAAACTCTTGGCTTTCCAGCTGGACTTTGCCCTACGATAGGTGTTGGTGGACACTTCAGTGGGGGAGGGTATGGcacaattttgagaaaatatggCCTTGCTGCTGATCATGTTATTGATGCACACTTGATTGACGTTAAGGGTAGATTCCTTGACAGAAAATCAATGGGAGAAGATCTGTTTTGGGCCATTCGAGGAGGAGGAGGGGCTAGCTTTGGAGTCATTGTTGCATGGAAAATCAAGTTGGTTCCTGTTCCATCAACCGTGACTGTGTTCACAGTCAATAAGAACTTGGAACAAAATGCAACCAAAATTCTGTATCGGTGGCAGTATGTTGCAGACAAGTTTGATAAAGACCTATTCATTCGTGTAATCTTAACAGGCGCAAATTCCAGCCAAGAAGGGAAGAAGACGGTACAAGCTACGTTTAATTCCTTGTACCTTGGAGGGAAGGATAAGCTCCTTCCATTGATGCAAAAGAGCTTTCCTGAGCTGGGTTTGGTGAGTGAAGATTGTACAGAAATGAGTTGGATTCAATCTGTCCTCTACTTTGCTGGATTCCAAAGTGGACAAGCCCTAGATGTTTTGCTAAATAGGACTCTGACAGTTATCTCTTATAAAGCAAAATCCGACTATGTGAAGAATCCCATTCCTGAATCTGGGTTGGAGGGGATTTGGCAAAGATTATATGAAAAAGAGGCAGAGTTAGGTGGATTAATCCTGACTCCATATGGGGGAAAAATGAGTGAAATTTCGGAGTCTGCAATTCCTTTTCCACATAGAGCTGGCAATATCTACAAAATCCAATACATAGTGTATTGGTCAGAAGAAGGGACTACGGCAACTGAAAGTCATGTAAGTTGGATTCGAAGGCTTTACGCTTATATGGCTCCTTATGTTTCCAAGTCTCCAAGAGAAGCATATATAAATTATAGAGACCTTGACATAGGTACAAATAATGAAGGCAACACAAGTTATAGAAAGGCAAGCATATGGGgtactaaatattttaagaacaacttCAAAAGGCTGGTGCATGTGAAGACTGTATTTGATCCCACTAATTTCTTTAGGAATGAACAAAGCATCCCGCCTCTTTCATAG